The window ACGCGAATGCGTGCCGAACATCGAGAAGTGGGAACGCGACGGCAAAGTCAGCCGCGAAGCGTGGCTGGCCGCGGGCGAGCACGGTCTGATCGGCTGGGAGTTCGACGAGCGATATGGCGGCCTCGGCGTCAAGGACTTCCGGTTCAACCAGATCATCTCCGAGGAGATGTTCGCCACCGGCTCGGTAGGCATCGGCCTCGGGGTGCAGAACGACATTCTGATGCCCTACCTGCAGAACCTCACCACCGACGAGCAGAAGGAGCGCTGGCTGCCCGGCTTCGTCAGAGGGGAACTGATCGGTTCCATCGCGATGTCCGAGCCCGCTGCCGGGTCGGACCTGGCCGGCATCAAGACCACGGCGCGCGACGAAGGTGACCACTGGGTGGTCAACGGTCAGAAGACATTCATCAGCAACGGTCTACTCTCCAAACTGGTGCTCACCGCTGTGAAGACCGATCCAACGGCGCGACACAAGGGCATCAGCCTGCTGATGATCGAGGACGGCATGGAGGGGTTCACCCGTGGCCGCAAGCTCGACAAGATCGGCCAGTACTCCGCCGACACTGCCGAGCTTTTCTTCGAGGACGTCAAGGTACCCAAGGAGAACCTGGTCGGAGAGCTGAACCGCGGCTTTTACCATCTGGTCTCCAACCTGCCCAGCGAGCGCGTCGGTGTGGCCTGTTACGCGCTGCCCGCCGCCCGCCGGGCGCTGGATCTGACCAAGGCGTATGCACTGGAACGCACCGCGTTCGGACAGCCCATCGGAAAATTCCAGGTCAACCGCCACTTCCTCGCCGAGATGCAGACCAAGCTGGATGCCGCCCAGACCTATCTGGATCAATGCGTACTCTCGGTCAACGACGGCACCCTCTCCGATCAGGACGCCGCCGGTCTGAAGTGGTGGACCTCCGAGGTCCAATGGGAAATCATCGACCGCTGCCTGCAGTTGCACGGCGGCTACGGCTACATCAACGAATACGAAGTGGCCCGGCTATGGCGGGATTCGCGAGTCCAGCGGCTCTATGCGGGCACCACGGAAATCATGAAGGACCTCATGGGCCGGGCGATGGGATACTAGGCATGACCTTGGTCACTGGCGGGTCGTCAATGCGCGGCTCTACCCGGAGATTCGATTAACCTGCCAAATAGTTAGTTGTTTTCTGGATTTATACCGTCGGGGAGGTTGTCATGGAGGTCACCAGTCTTCGCGAACCGAAGATGGCCGATCGGGTGGCCACAGTGCTGCGCCGGATGTTCATCAGGGGTGAGATTCCCGAGGGCACCATGCTTCCGCCTGAATCGGAACTTATGGAACGCTTCGGGGTGTCGCGGCCCACATTGCGCGAGGCATTTCGGGTGCTCGAGTCCGAATCCCTCATCCAGGTACAGCGCGGGGTGCGTGGCGGAGCTCGCGTCACCCGTCCGCGGCGCGAAACGCTGGCGCGCTATGCCGGCTTGATCCTGGAGTACGAGGGCGTCACCGTGAAGGACGTGTACGACGCCCGGGTGACACTCGAGGTTCCCATGGTCGAGCAGCTCGCCAAGGACCGCAATCCGAAGGTGATTGCCGAACTGGAGCAGATCGTGGATCGCGAGTCCCAATTGAAACCCGGCAGCGACGCGGTCGATCAGCTCACCGACTTCCACGCTGCGATGGCGCGGTTGTCCGGCAACAGCACACTGCAGATCGTGAGCGACATGTTGCATCACATCATCGAAAAGGCGAATCGCTCGCTGCAGCCCACTGCCGGTGCGCGCGCCGAGCAGGCGGTCCGCCGGTCGGCCAAGACTCACCGGATGGTGTTGGACATGATCAAGGCCGGCGACGCCGAGAACGCCGGCGAGCTCTGGAAGCGGCACCTGCAGAAGGCAGAGGAGTTCGTGCTGTCCGGCTCCGAAATGTCCACTGTCGTCGATCTTCTCGAATGAGAAGCGTGGACGAACGGGTAAACGAGCACGATCTCGAGACGCCTGACTCGATTCAGGTTCGCTTCGACATCACCTACCTCGAAGCCGACCCCGCCGCCGCGACCGCGACGATGTCGATGCCGATGTGGCAGTACCGAAATCCGTTCACCGGGGCGCCATCGTTGGGGCCTTTGGCGATCTTGGTCGACGCAGCTGCCGGAATCGTCAACCACTACCGTCGGCGGCCCGGCCAGTGGACGGTGTCCAGCGAGTTGTCGATAGACCTCAGCCTCGGCGACGTCCGGGACCTGGATGGTCCCGTGCTGGCCACCGCCCATGCGTTCGGACCGTTGGGTGCCACGTCGCTGGGGATCTGCACACTGACCTACGACGGGGTTGTTATCGGCGGCGGCACGGTGCGCTCATTCTTCATCGACGCGGATGTCGGTGTCTCCAAGTGGCCGGCGGAAACCCTGGATCTGTCGCCCCAGACGTCGATTGCAGACCGGATGGCAGTTCACGTTGGGCCGGAGGCCGATGGCCATGTCCTGGTGCAACGTATCGACCCGAATTTGAACAATGACATCGATATCGTGCACGGCGGGGTAGCGGCGGCCGGCCTGGAGTTCGCGGCGTCGGCGGCGATCAACCACGGTCTACCCGACGCCCCTTTGCGGACCGCTTCGCTCCGGGTCAACTTTCTGCGGCCCTTCTTCGCCGGAGCGAACTCTCGCTACGAGGGCACACCGATGCGCGTTGGCCGCAACTCCGCAGTGGGCGACGCGAATGCCATCGGCGACGACGGCAAGGTCGCGCTCACCGCGCGCCTGACCGCCTACCGCTGAGCACCGCGTCAATTCTGCCCGCCTCGTCGACGGCCCGCAGGCAGACGGTGCAGAACGCAAATGGCGCGTCGCCCGCGTGGACCCATTGGGAGTGATGAGTCACATCCGAAGTCGAAGAACACGTTCCGGCGTCAACGCGGTATTAGGCGTGACCGGAGTGCGCGTCGCTAGGCGCAACCGCCGGGACAGGGGTTTCCTGGTGGCCCCGGCTCGGGAACCTACTCACCGATGGGCAGTTGCGGAACGGGTTGGCCGTTGATGACACCCGTTTCCTGAGTGAGGTCGATGTTGTGGTCGAGATCAGGCGCCATCGGCACAAATCTGCACAGGAATGTGACTGCGAGTTGACATGGGTCAGCCGCTGGATCGGCGGCAGCAGGCGCGGCAATGCCGAGTGCCGCCGGAGCAAGGCCCATGGCGACGATGGCAGCCCGCAACTTCATGGCCCTCACTTCTTGGAGCGTGCGCGGAAGGCCGCCACCCGTTCCTTGAACTCGGGTGTCGAGAACGAGGTCAACTCTTCTGCGAGCGCGTACTCCAACACACCCTGCGCAGCGCGGGCCAGGTGCATGTTGAGCGCCACCTTCGATGACCGAAGCGCCTGCGGGGGCAACGCAGCGAACCGCTCGCCCAGTGCCAATGCTTCGTCGAGCACGGCGTCGTCGGGGACGACCTTGGTGACCAGGTTCAGCTTCTCCGCAATGGATGCGGTGATCCGATCGCCCAGCAGGACGTACTCCTTGGCCTTCATCATGCCGATCAGCAGAGGAAGCATCGCCGCGCCACCGTCGCCCGCCGTGAGCCCGACCGCGACGTGTGGGTCGGCCAGGTAGCTGTTCTCCCCCATCACCAACAGGTCGCTCAGGAGGGCGATCGAGCAACCCAGGCCTACAGCGGGTCCGTTGACCGCGGACACCAGTGGTTTGGGGAAGTTGATGACCTCGAGAAAAACCGTTCGGGCCTCGTGGATTTGGAACGTACGCGCCACCTCGTCCTCGATCAGGCGACCGAACATCACCATGTCACCGCCTGCCGAGAAGGCCTTGCCCACCCCGGTGGTCACGACGGCTTTCACATCGGTGTCGGCGTCGAGCACCTTCCAGATGGTGGCGAACGCGTGATGCACCTCTTCGGTGACGGCGTTGAGCGCTTCGGGGCGGTTGATGCTGACAACGTGGACATTGCCGCGCTTCTCCACCAACAACCAGGG is drawn from Mycolicibacterium gilvum and contains these coding sequences:
- a CDS encoding enoyl-CoA hydratase/isomerase family protein produces the protein MTTSEIATLAGYEQFAPWLLVEKRGNVHVVSINRPEALNAVTEEVHHAFATIWKVLDADTDVKAVVTTGVGKAFSAGGDMVMFGRLIEDEVARTFQIHEARTVFLEVINFPKPLVSAVNGPAVGLGCSIALLSDLLVMGENSYLADPHVAVGLTAGDGGAAMLPLLIGMMKAKEYVLLGDRITASIAEKLNLVTKVVPDDAVLDEALALGERFAALPPQALRSSKVALNMHLARAAQGVLEYALAEELTSFSTPEFKERVAAFRARSKK
- a CDS encoding PaaI family thioesterase: MRSVDERVNEHDLETPDSIQVRFDITYLEADPAAATATMSMPMWQYRNPFTGAPSLGPLAILVDAAAGIVNHYRRRPGQWTVSSELSIDLSLGDVRDLDGPVLATAHAFGPLGATSLGICTLTYDGVVIGGGTVRSFFIDADVGVSKWPAETLDLSPQTSIADRMAVHVGPEADGHVLVQRIDPNLNNDIDIVHGGVAAAGLEFAASAAINHGLPDAPLRTASLRVNFLRPFFAGANSRYEGTPMRVGRNSAVGDANAIGDDGKVALTARLTAYR
- a CDS encoding FadR/GntR family transcriptional regulator, with protein sequence MEVTSLREPKMADRVATVLRRMFIRGEIPEGTMLPPESELMERFGVSRPTLREAFRVLESESLIQVQRGVRGGARVTRPRRETLARYAGLILEYEGVTVKDVYDARVTLEVPMVEQLAKDRNPKVIAELEQIVDRESQLKPGSDAVDQLTDFHAAMARLSGNSTLQIVSDMLHHIIEKANRSLQPTAGARAEQAVRRSAKTHRMVLDMIKAGDAENAGELWKRHLQKAEEFVLSGSEMSTVVDLLE
- a CDS encoding acyl-CoA dehydrogenase family protein, with translation MRRNIFDEIHDDFRATAREFFERECVPNIEKWERDGKVSREAWLAAGEHGLIGWEFDERYGGLGVKDFRFNQIISEEMFATGSVGIGLGVQNDILMPYLQNLTTDEQKERWLPGFVRGELIGSIAMSEPAAGSDLAGIKTTARDEGDHWVVNGQKTFISNGLLSKLVLTAVKTDPTARHKGISLLMIEDGMEGFTRGRKLDKIGQYSADTAELFFEDVKVPKENLVGELNRGFYHLVSNLPSERVGVACYALPAARRALDLTKAYALERTAFGQPIGKFQVNRHFLAEMQTKLDAAQTYLDQCVLSVNDGTLSDQDAAGLKWWTSEVQWEIIDRCLQLHGGYGYINEYEVARLWRDSRVQRLYAGTTEIMKDLMGRAMGY
- a CDS encoding fibronectin-binding protein, translated to MKLRAAIVAMGLAPAALGIAAPAAADPAADPCQLAVTFLCRFVPMAPDLDHNIDLTQETGVINGQPVPQLPIGE